A genomic stretch from Chryseobacterium sp. SNU WT5 includes:
- a CDS encoding DUF4280 domain-containing protein — translation MGQDSEHDGKYFVIPKGKAMCDKGTSFPNFKVTSHQKHYWNDEDGKTDYLAVTEDDLTFNPPAAPFGSCSVKNGNPCTFAPAGKWQKPYEKVKVMGKSCLTEASELMCTIGGKITVMKHGQQSEAGKSNVKNASAKEQHVYNPLVDFEEFQEEINGNEAEVW, via the coding sequence ATGGGACAAGACAGCGAACATGACGGTAAATATTTTGTGATCCCCAAAGGGAAAGCGATGTGTGATAAAGGAACATCCTTTCCGAATTTTAAAGTCACAAGTCACCAAAAACATTATTGGAACGATGAGGATGGTAAAACAGATTATCTCGCCGTGACCGAAGATGATCTTACTTTTAATCCACCGGCCGCACCCTTTGGAAGTTGCTCCGTGAAGAATGGCAATCCCTGCACTTTTGCACCAGCTGGGAAATGGCAAAAACCGTATGAGAAAGTAAAAGTGATGGGCAAAAGTTGTCTAACGGAAGCCTCAGAACTGATGTGTACCATCGGTGGAAAAATTACGGTGATGAAGCATGGGCAGCAGAGTGAGGCGGGGAAGAGTAATGTGAAAAATGCAAGTGCTAAAGAACAGCACGTGTACAATCCCTTAGTGGATTTTGAGGAGTTTCAGGAGGAGATTAATGGTAATGAAGCAGAAGTCTGGTAA
- a CDS encoding IS1595 family transposase yields MNIFSFGVEFSSEEDCISHFKAERDKIGVSCKCGKTDFFWIKSRLSYECKSCRKRTALRSGTIMENSNLSFLVWYKAMFLMSATKKGFSAKEMQRQLGMKRYEPVWAMMHKLRKAMGKRDERYTLEGMIEMDEGYFTVESRELEQEKGIRGRGAVGKQNVAVMAESTPLENIETGETSKSCRYFKAIVLEDHTAEGINETIKESLAESSIVFTDQSTSYVDISQLVEIHISEKSSKETTKDTLRWVHIFISNAKRNLLGNYHKIKRKNLQLYLNEFVYKLNRRYFEDKLFDRLVLASITGV; encoded by the coding sequence ATGAATATTTTTAGTTTTGGCGTAGAGTTTAGCAGTGAAGAGGATTGTATATCTCATTTCAAAGCAGAACGTGACAAAATTGGTGTTTCCTGCAAGTGCGGAAAAACTGATTTTTTTTGGATTAAAAGCAGATTAAGTTACGAGTGTAAATCTTGTAGAAAGCGAACTGCATTACGAAGTGGAACCATCATGGAGAATTCCAATTTGTCCTTTCTAGTTTGGTATAAAGCGATGTTTTTGATGAGTGCAACAAAAAAGGGATTTTCTGCTAAAGAAATGCAAAGGCAATTAGGTATGAAGCGCTATGAGCCAGTTTGGGCCATGATGCACAAATTGAGAAAAGCGATGGGAAAACGAGATGAAAGATACACTTTAGAGGGCATGATTGAAATGGATGAAGGGTATTTTACAGTTGAATCTAGAGAACTGGAACAAGAGAAAGGGATTCGTGGAAGAGGTGCAGTTGGAAAGCAAAATGTTGCAGTGATGGCGGAATCTACGCCATTAGAAAATATAGAAACAGGAGAGACATCGAAATCTTGTAGATATTTTAAAGCAATAGTATTAGAAGATCATACAGCAGAGGGAATTAATGAGACTATTAAAGAATCTTTGGCAGAATCCAGCATAGTTTTTACAGATCAAAGCACGTCATATGTTGATATATCACAACTTGTAGAAATTCATATTTCAGAAAAATCTTCGAAAGAAACTACAAAAGATACTTTGCGTTGGGTTCACATATTTATCAGTAATGCGAAAAGGAATTTATTAGGAAATTACCACAAAATAAAACGCAAAAACCTTCAACTTTATCTAAATGAGTTTGTTTATAAGTTAAATCGGAGATATTTTGAAGATAAACTGTTCGATAGACTTGTGCTAGCAAGCATTACAGGAGTATGA
- a CDS encoding LysM peptidoglycan-binding domain-containing protein, producing MLNDLLIYQIKTNDTLTSIAEEIGMSSQELLNFHNSNCQKVGLLWFNGLAGIEKIVIPKNYKSEAQIRKEIDQSLPSQNLAPAFFAASYHCKESFLNAGEKTMNLEYEVEVALRENEEESSSGLIASVKCFSFKKDGRTPDDKMSELSISCIDSINPLLFDVAIGGTIKGIPQFKKLAETFAAKRIELEDFFTGEVSQKYMDKFAGILDNEAYFLSQIQSTLLYQLLFPKMDFFYQRKAKLEPFCPVKNSFPADFLFETTYEHVSEQHLKTIMSGKIAEAISLPELLRGRRSGEEPEEALEAGIILKYTTDKETKELQNAKALITLQQDGELYKEQHIELRKN from the coding sequence ATGTTGAATGATCTTTTAATATATCAGATAAAAACTAACGATACACTGACTTCTATTGCTGAAGAAATAGGGATGAGTTCGCAGGAATTGCTGAACTTTCACAATTCGAATTGTCAGAAAGTGGGACTATTGTGGTTCAATGGTCTTGCGGGTATTGAAAAAATAGTTATTCCAAAGAATTATAAAAGCGAGGCTCAAATTAGGAAAGAAATTGATCAGTCGTTACCTTCTCAGAATTTAGCGCCTGCTTTTTTTGCGGCTTCATATCACTGCAAAGAGTCGTTCCTGAATGCGGGCGAAAAAACCATGAATCTGGAGTATGAGGTCGAAGTTGCTCTTAGAGAAAATGAAGAAGAAAGCTCTTCAGGTCTGATCGCATCGGTAAAATGCTTTAGTTTTAAGAAAGACGGCCGTACACCTGATGATAAAATGAGCGAATTATCAATATCCTGCATTGACAGTATTAACCCACTTTTATTTGATGTTGCTATTGGTGGTACAATCAAAGGTATTCCTCAATTTAAAAAATTAGCAGAAACTTTTGCAGCTAAAAGAATTGAACTCGAAGACTTTTTTACAGGTGAAGTATCTCAAAAGTATATGGATAAGTTTGCAGGTATTTTGGATAATGAAGCGTATTTTCTATCACAGATCCAATCCACTTTGCTTTATCAGCTCCTCTTTCCCAAAATGGATTTTTTCTACCAACGGAAAGCCAAATTGGAACCTTTTTGTCCGGTTAAAAATTCGTTTCCTGCCGATTTTCTTTTTGAAACAACGTATGAACATGTGAGTGAGCAGCATTTAAAAACGATAATGTCCGGGAAAATTGCAGAGGCGATCAGTTTGCCGGAGCTACTTCGAGGTCGAAGATCAGGAGAAGAACCGGAAGAAGCTTTAGAAGCCGGTATTATTTTGAAATATACGACAGATAAGGAAACGAAAGAGTTGCAGAATGCGAAAGCCCTAATCACCTTGCAACAGGACGGCGAGCTTTATAAAGAGCAACACATAGAATTGCGTAAGAATTAA
- a CDS encoding LLM class flavin-dependent oxidoreductase produces the protein MKKFEISVLDLAPVKQNKTIHDTFNDSLDLARAVEKLDYIRFWLAEHHNITSIASSATSVLIGFIANGTEKIRVGSGGIMLPNHSSLVIAEQFGTLESLFPNRIDLGVGRAPGTDGLTANALGRNPQNINQHFPKQIQELQQYFSAENSDSLVRAIPGEGCDIPIYILGSSTDSAWLAAEMGLPYAFAGHFAPQMMETAFEIYHQNYQPSKEFPEPFTIACVNGIAAETDEEARKLSTTLFQAFVNLIRNDRKPYAPPVNDMDEIWNQMEKMHVEKMLKYSFIGSKETVKKEIEQFQKRFQVNEMMITSPIYDHQARIKSYEIIRSAVDELNDPLL, from the coding sequence ATGAAAAAATTCGAAATTTCTGTACTGGATTTAGCACCAGTCAAACAAAATAAAACCATTCACGATACCTTTAATGACAGTTTAGATTTAGCGAGGGCCGTCGAAAAATTAGATTATATAAGATTTTGGCTGGCCGAGCATCACAATATCACAAGTATTGCAAGTTCCGCAACTTCTGTCTTAATTGGATTTATAGCAAATGGAACTGAGAAAATAAGGGTAGGTTCTGGTGGAATTATGTTGCCAAACCACAGTTCATTAGTCATTGCTGAACAGTTCGGAACCTTAGAAAGTTTATTTCCCAATAGAATAGATTTGGGTGTTGGAAGAGCGCCAGGAACGGATGGCTTAACGGCTAACGCTTTGGGACGAAATCCCCAAAATATTAATCAACATTTTCCGAAACAAATCCAAGAATTACAACAATATTTTTCCGCTGAGAATTCTGATAGTTTGGTGAGAGCCATTCCGGGTGAAGGTTGTGATATTCCGATTTATATTTTGGGATCGAGTACGGATAGTGCCTGGCTTGCTGCAGAGATGGGCTTGCCTTATGCTTTCGCTGGACATTTCGCACCTCAGATGATGGAAACGGCTTTTGAGATTTACCATCAAAATTATCAACCGAGCAAAGAGTTTCCAGAGCCCTTTACGATTGCCTGCGTCAATGGAATCGCAGCTGAAACTGATGAAGAAGCCAGGAAACTTTCAACCACTTTGTTTCAAGCATTTGTTAACCTGATTCGAAATGATAGAAAACCGTACGCTCCTCCAGTTAATGATATGGATGAAATCTGGAATCAGATGGAAAAAATGCATGTTGAAAAAATGTTGAAATATAGTTTTATAGGAAGTAAAGAGACCGTAAAAAAAGAAATTGAGCAGTTTCAAAAAAGATTTCAAGTGAATGAGATGATGATTACGTCGCCTATCTACGATCATCAAGCCCGAATTAAATCGTATGAAATTATTAGAAGTGCGGTTGATGAATTGAATGATCCGCTATTATAA
- the tssD gene encoding type VI secretion system tube protein TssD, with amino-acid sequence MAANNSRAVLKFNNGEDSKVLKLNYSVARSTDVSGRVASDPSNAIIKVTIEATDKSDIIESLLNGKYKPTVGEVTFNKSHEEGTLIKLNWENGYVIQHEVEFDAMDSNSMLVSFVISAEKITYGGGEYEGIWPGK; translated from the coding sequence ATGGCAGCAAACAATTCAAGAGCAGTCTTAAAATTCAATAACGGAGAAGACTCCAAAGTACTAAAACTAAACTACAGTGTAGCGAGATCTACAGATGTTTCGGGTAGAGTAGCATCTGATCCAAGCAATGCAATTATTAAAGTAACGATCGAAGCGACAGACAAATCTGACATCATCGAATCATTATTGAATGGAAAATACAAACCAACGGTAGGTGAAGTAACCTTCAATAAATCTCATGAAGAAGGAACTTTGATCAAGTTGAACTGGGAGAACGGATATGTAATTCAGCACGAAGTAGAATTCGACGCAATGGACAGCAACAGTATGTTGGTTTCTTTCGTTATCAGTGCCGAGAAGATCACTTACGGTGGTGGCGAATATGAAGGTATTTGGCCAGGAAAATAA
- a CDS encoding SH3 domain-containing protein, with the protein MNKLFLIIITLFISCKNPSQEKIDSSKDLSVLMESFSNKKEKKFLENFPKDFSSFKNTFGWNDEKDSPEILYKDSSKYIDYWFLLIQKPAYTSYEKQIISILKNGHWEADAVNYFKNKSFDYIKTNKKYNLINSLKNAEAEYVLLFLFNPSHTKYDANFVSNLDKDKQEIIKALFSNTISSEKKRSSFSFYEENQDYFVRSFDVNKDGRTDKIVSSIAYHGEDLFVFYGNSSNEYNLALETRNFSEDGGNIIENIYPINNSKGLIIKTYFPDRGYYEKEYYIIPQDNTWILKNTIYKTMSDVSENAVKYICDVTQNIDITKAGWTNKINPIPKESERNKKCRIENVSRDSRKYFIQDPDGYTNLRKDKLATSEVLQKVKSGENIEVIDNSGDWFLVKTKEGKEGYIHKSRIKSK; encoded by the coding sequence ATGAATAAACTATTTTTAATCATCATCACGTTATTTATATCGTGTAAAAATCCGTCACAAGAGAAAATTGATTCGTCGAAAGACTTATCAGTTTTAATGGAATCTTTCTCAAACAAAAAGGAAAAAAAATTTTTAGAAAACTTTCCAAAAGATTTCAGTTCTTTTAAAAACACCTTCGGATGGAATGATGAAAAAGATTCGCCAGAAATTTTATATAAAGATTCTAGTAAATATATTGACTATTGGTTTTTACTTATTCAAAAACCAGCGTATACTTCATATGAGAAGCAAATTATCTCCATTTTAAAAAACGGGCACTGGGAAGCAGATGCAGTAAATTATTTTAAAAATAAATCTTTTGACTACATCAAAACAAATAAAAAATATAATTTAATAAACTCGTTAAAAAATGCTGAAGCAGAATATGTTTTATTATTTCTATTTAATCCCTCGCACACAAAATATGATGCGAATTTTGTCTCCAATTTGGATAAAGATAAACAAGAAATAATTAAAGCACTCTTTTCCAACACAATATCTTCCGAAAAGAAGAGAAGTTCTTTCAGTTTTTATGAAGAAAATCAGGATTATTTTGTAAGATCTTTCGATGTAAATAAAGACGGAAGGACTGATAAAATTGTAAGCAGCATAGCATATCACGGAGAAGATCTTTTTGTTTTTTATGGAAATAGTTCAAATGAATATAATTTGGCACTCGAAACCCGCAATTTTTCAGAAGACGGAGGTAATATAATTGAAAATATATATCCAATAAATAACTCTAAAGGCTTGATTATAAAAACATATTTTCCTGACAGAGGATATTATGAAAAAGAATATTATATCATTCCACAAGATAATACATGGATTCTGAAAAATACAATTTATAAAACAATGTCTGATGTATCAGAAAATGCAGTAAAATATATTTGCGACGTTACACAAAATATTGATATTACTAAAGCAGGTTGGACAAATAAAATAAATCCAATACCAAAAGAAAGTGAGAGAAATAAAAAATGTAGAATTGAAAATGTTTCACGAGATAGTAGAAAATACTTTATCCAAGATCCCGATGGTTACACTAATCTTAGAAAAGACAAACTTGCAACATCAGAAGTTTTACAAAAAGTAAAATCTGGTGAAAATATCGAAGTTATAGACAATTCTGGTGATTGGTTTTTAGTAAAAACTAAAGAAGGAAAAGAAGGATACATTCATAAAAGTAGAATTAAAAGCAAATAA
- a CDS encoding DUF5675 family protein gives MAKNGVSAVSGNISPIVGQKYNYKIASWYPATHVSEKIPAKVTWELFKKRKNGKFTSTNIKKIGKSDFTFGETAAGETYRLEAYLYKPEGGGLIITPKPAKIPKINKVELFYVDDTKGTLFSFMEKLRARANCVNMLGKELVFTLWEDDAKGAGHNPANRAIDAKKAKVNKDGVAVAEFSLSSALMLKAAQGEADSKLEFYVTVEYYKTNKHSTNNVNVNNPYPQQSSPKSPSPKTPAKPKAKSSPAEKKQPSKKEEKGIWDSFTESVSQTSGEIWDWAESLGTAVMEKLPTIAKPEGKSPAIVKELKIEKKEEVKKDKCLCNRNFTPEEFESIIHGLRNSETNVKRDSGYSLFGASNCKLKKEDKTIDKLRDQINGIFNKYGINTCIRKLHFLAQIYHETDRFRTTLEYATDKSYKPYFGRGLMQLTWKSNYEIYKAYSGVNCVKDYDLISNNLTYGSDSAGWYWKQGKVLSVGKRWKGPSDAPAYVKVHKPDYPKSVITYKNGDKTVKYGTVDFGLIADDDKVDLISYLVNGGSNGLNERRNYVFTLKNIFKYPQECINGQKKKTASSESSTDTVTIRLVRKWETHKSTIGEFTIDNTEIKGYFLEEKGPDTIVSGNEQRVPIGTYSLEWHAGTKIKKGLKLYNDVVSKSRAILIHSGNTSDDTEGCLIAGSTRTTDFVGGSKVKLKEIFDYVEEIGIKDAKIIITQAYE, from the coding sequence ATGGCAAAGAACGGAGTATCAGCAGTTTCTGGAAATATCAGTCCAATAGTGGGCCAAAAATATAATTATAAGATTGCTTCATGGTATCCGGCTACACATGTTTCCGAAAAAATCCCTGCAAAAGTTACCTGGGAATTGTTTAAAAAACGGAAGAACGGAAAATTTACTTCTACCAACATCAAAAAAATTGGAAAGAGTGATTTTACTTTTGGCGAAACTGCTGCCGGAGAAACCTACCGTCTGGAAGCTTACTTATACAAACCGGAAGGTGGTGGGCTCATCATTACGCCTAAGCCTGCAAAAATTCCGAAAATAAATAAAGTTGAGCTTTTTTATGTTGACGATACTAAAGGCACTTTGTTTAGTTTTATGGAAAAGCTCCGCGCTCGCGCCAATTGTGTGAACATGTTGGGGAAAGAACTCGTTTTTACACTTTGGGAAGACGATGCAAAAGGAGCAGGTCACAACCCTGCTAACCGCGCAATTGATGCGAAGAAAGCAAAAGTAAATAAAGATGGAGTGGCGGTGGCAGAATTTTCGCTCTCTTCTGCATTGATGTTGAAAGCCGCGCAAGGCGAAGCCGATTCCAAACTAGAGTTTTACGTCACGGTGGAATATTATAAAACTAACAAGCACTCCACTAATAATGTCAACGTAAACAATCCTTATCCGCAGCAATCAAGTCCAAAATCACCGTCGCCAAAGACTCCGGCAAAACCCAAAGCTAAAAGTTCTCCGGCGGAAAAAAAGCAACCAAGCAAGAAAGAAGAAAAGGGAATATGGGATAGTTTTACTGAAAGTGTTTCACAAACAAGCGGCGAAATATGGGATTGGGCAGAAAGTTTAGGAACAGCGGTTATGGAAAAATTACCAACGATAGCTAAACCGGAAGGGAAAAGTCCTGCGATTGTGAAGGAACTGAAGATTGAAAAGAAGGAAGAAGTTAAAAAAGACAAATGTCTTTGCAATAGGAACTTTACTCCTGAAGAGTTTGAAAGCATTATCCACGGTTTAAGAAATAGCGAAACAAATGTAAAGAGAGATAGTGGGTATTCATTATTTGGAGCATCTAACTGTAAATTGAAAAAAGAAGACAAAACTATAGACAAACTGCGAGATCAAATAAACGGTATATTTAATAAGTATGGAATAAATACCTGTATAAGAAAACTTCATTTCTTGGCACAAATATATCACGAAACAGACCGCTTCAGAACAACATTAGAATATGCAACTGATAAAAGTTATAAGCCCTATTTTGGGAGGGGATTAATGCAGTTGACTTGGAAAAGTAATTATGAAATTTATAAAGCCTATAGTGGTGTAAATTGTGTGAAAGACTATGATTTAATTTCAAATAATTTAACTTATGGTAGTGATTCTGCTGGTTGGTATTGGAAACAGGGGAAAGTATTAAGTGTTGGGAAAAGATGGAAAGGACCTTCTGATGCTCCTGCCTACGTTAAAGTTCATAAACCAGATTATCCAAAGAGTGTAATAACATACAAAAACGGAGATAAAACTGTTAAATATGGAACAGTTGACTTTGGTTTAATTGCTGATGATGATAAAGTTGACTTAATAAGTTATTTAGTTAATGGTGGTTCAAATGGTTTAAATGAAAGACGAAACTATGTTTTCACTCTTAAAAATATTTTTAAATATCCTCAAGAATGTATTAACGGACAAAAGAAAAAAACGGCTTCATCAGAAAGCTCAACTGATACTGTTACTATTCGATTAGTTAGAAAATGGGAAACTCATAAATCTACTATTGGTGAATTTACTATTGATAATACAGAAATTAAAGGGTATTTTCTTGAAGAAAAGGGACCCGATACAATAGTATCTGGAAATGAACAAAGGGTTCCTATTGGGACATATAGTTTAGAATGGCACGCAGGAACAAAAATTAAAAAGGGTTTAAAATTATATAATGATGTTGTTTCAAAATCAAGAGCAATTTTAATACATTCAGGAAATACATCAGATGATACAGAAGGTTGTTTAATTGCAGGATCGACAAGAACTACGGATTTTGTAGGCGGAAGTAAAGTGAAATTAAAAGAAATTTTCGATTACGTAGAGGAAATAGGTATAAAAGACGCTAAAATTATTATAACACAAGCATATGAATAA
- a CDS encoding DUF4280 domain-containing protein, with product MENDEIFDIYDKVYFVIPKGKAMCDKGTSFPNFKVTSHQKHYWNDAEGQADYLAVTEDDLTFSLPAAPFGSCSVKNGNPCTFAPAGKWQKPYEKVKVMGKSCLTEASELMCTIGGKITVMKHGQQSEAGKGNAIDANSAEQ from the coding sequence TTGGAGAACGATGAGATCTTTGACATTTATGATAAAGTATATTTCGTGATCCCAAAAGGGAAAGCGATGTGTGATAAAGGAACATCCTTTCCGAATTTTAAAGTCACAAGTCACCAAAAACATTATTGGAACGATGCGGAAGGACAGGCCGATTATTTGGCCGTAACCGAAGATGATCTTACTTTTAGTCTACCAGCCGCACCCTTTGGAAGTTGCTCCGTGAAGAATGGCAATCCCTGCACTTTTGCACCAGCGGGGAAATGGCAAAAACCGTATGAGAAAGTAAAAGTGATGGGTAAAAGCTGTTTAACGGAAGCCTCAGAACTGATGTGTACCATCGGTGGGAAAATTACAGTGATGAAGCATGGTCAGCAGAGTGAGGCGGGGAAAGGAAATGCAATCGATGCAAATTCAGCGGAACAGTAA
- a CDS encoding type VI secretion system Vgr family protein — MEKNGNSEAVFFKPQKFTPQNNADSIKNNHQAGINRLVKLSVVINGKIIKHYKHFKLTQSARRHHSFELTLAHDALGERQTHQLEEANRFLGNRLTVKIMHKDIDDSPERVFVGVITGVSFSQDGHSLGNIVLKGFSPTILLDAAPHTQSFGGDGPVNMGIIADRVIKQGISSAYDVRVDAKASSQILYSAQYEETHYNYLARMAEAYGEQFFYDGEVLHFGNMPPQNKAIELTFGSNVSDINVELKAVHIKPTFYGYNSSSHAKLTSGETPIKHKSDLAKTSYTNNEGIFKTKSLQVAPIKATTDMDIVNSQTSEAGSKAVEVFTVSGGTTVPFLYPGCVADLKMRKTDSNQTSYFTRVMMTEVTHDIDTLGHYTGTFEAIASDTDYMPKPDFVLPKAEPQIATVISNTDPSGQGRVTVRFDWQMHDTTNFIRMMSPDAGGTDQVSQNRGYVAIPEVGDQVMVGFVHNHPDRPFVMGGMFHGGTGLGGGADNRVKSIQTRSGHRIVFTEDESIIITDKSGNEIHLDTTGSNINITAPETMTLNCKNMNINVGENMTTNVGMNASEMIGMNNSQTVGMNATQSVGAMKMTSVVGDASMFITGKLTEMIEGDVHSETKKGKTTVNSDKGIESSSSASINRHAQEEVQNNSGEKSKNY; from the coding sequence ATGGAAAAGAACGGAAATTCAGAAGCAGTATTTTTCAAACCCCAGAAGTTTACGCCTCAAAATAACGCAGATAGTATTAAAAATAACCATCAGGCTGGTATCAACCGTTTGGTGAAACTTTCTGTCGTCATCAATGGAAAGATCATCAAGCATTACAAACATTTTAAACTCACTCAAAGTGCACGACGGCACCACAGTTTTGAATTGACCCTTGCCCATGATGCTTTAGGAGAAAGACAAACTCATCAGCTGGAAGAAGCCAACCGCTTTCTAGGCAACCGATTGACGGTAAAGATCATGCACAAAGATATCGACGACAGTCCGGAGCGTGTTTTTGTGGGCGTCATTACGGGAGTGAGTTTCAGTCAGGACGGTCACAGTTTAGGAAATATTGTTTTGAAAGGATTCAGTCCGACTATTTTATTGGATGCTGCGCCACACACCCAGAGTTTTGGCGGTGATGGTCCGGTGAATATGGGAATCATTGCAGATCGTGTCATTAAACAGGGAATCAGCAGTGCTTATGATGTAAGAGTGGATGCCAAAGCTTCTTCTCAGATATTATATAGTGCACAATATGAAGAAACGCATTATAATTATCTCGCGAGAATGGCAGAAGCTTACGGCGAACAGTTTTTCTACGATGGTGAGGTCCTGCACTTTGGAAATATGCCACCTCAGAACAAAGCAATTGAATTGACTTTCGGCAGCAATGTTTCCGATATCAATGTCGAATTAAAAGCAGTTCACATTAAACCGACTTTTTATGGCTACAACAGCAGTTCTCATGCAAAACTGACTTCTGGAGAAACACCTATTAAACATAAAAGTGATCTGGCGAAAACGTCGTACACTAATAACGAAGGAATCTTCAAAACAAAATCACTTCAGGTAGCGCCTATCAAAGCGACCACCGATATGGATATCGTGAACTCTCAGACAAGTGAAGCCGGGAGTAAAGCCGTAGAAGTTTTCACCGTCTCGGGTGGCACCACGGTTCCTTTTCTCTATCCAGGCTGTGTCGCAGATCTGAAAATGCGAAAAACAGATTCTAACCAAACGAGTTACTTCACCCGCGTCATGATGACGGAAGTCACGCACGATATCGATACCTTGGGTCATTACACCGGAACTTTTGAAGCCATTGCTTCGGATACGGATTACATGCCGAAACCGGATTTTGTTTTACCCAAAGCTGAACCTCAAATCGCTACCGTCATTTCTAACACAGACCCTTCAGGGCAAGGCCGCGTGACCGTTCGCTTCGACTGGCAAATGCACGATACGACTAATTTTATCAGAATGATGTCTCCCGACGCCGGCGGAACGGATCAGGTTTCTCAAAACCGTGGTTATGTTGCAATCCCGGAAGTCGGTGACCAGGTCATGGTGGGGTTTGTGCACAATCATCCGGATCGGCCGTTTGTGATGGGTGGTATGTTTCATGGGGGAACTGGCTTAGGAGGTGGAGCGGATAATCGAGTAAAATCCATTCAAACAAGAAGCGGACACCGAATCGTTTTTACAGAAGATGAAAGCATTATTATCACCGATAAATCTGGAAATGAGATTCATTTGGACACGACGGGAAGCAATATTAATATTACGGCGCCGGAAACGATGACGCTGAATTGTAAGAATATGAATATTAATGTTGGAGAGAATATGACCACGAATGTGGGTATGAATGCCAGCGAAATGATTGGAATGAATAATAGCCAAACGGTTGGAATGAATGCAACCCAAAGTGTTGGAGCTATGAAAATGACTTCAGTTGTTGGTGATGCAAGTATGTTTATTACAGGGAAACTAACGGAAATGATTGAAGGCGATGTGCATAGTGAAACGAAGAAAGGAAAAACAACTGTAAATTCTGACAAAGGTATAGAAAGTAGTTCCAGTGCGTCCATAAATAGACATGCGCAAGAAGAAGTTCAAAACAACAGCGGTGAAAAGTCTAAAAACTATTAA
- a CDS encoding phage baseplate assembly protein V, producing MVYFGLTAANPHPQLATVTSKRDLVGYGRVNEKLDWQLHDTTDFIRMMSPDAGGTDQLSQNRGYVAIPEVGDQVMVGFVHNHPDGPFVMGGMFHGQVGLGGGADNRVKSIQTRSGHRIVFTEDESIIITDKSGNEIHLDTTGSNINITAPETMTFTSKNMNFIVAENINTTAGMNISTTAEINISESAGANHAITAGGTMVQNAILDYSLMAANITEIAQGERKSRAKKVHDQSQEKSIISENKNEIHTKGTFDNNSGENSKHH from the coding sequence ATGGTTTATTTTGGTTTAACTGCAGCAAATCCACATCCACAATTAGCCACTGTAACCAGCAAAAGAGATCTAGTAGGTTATGGACGAGTGAATGAAAAATTGGACTGGCAACTGCACGACACTACCGATTTCATCAGAATGATGAGTCCTGATGCAGGTGGAACGGACCAGCTTTCTCAAAACCGTGGTTATGTTGCCATTCCCGAAGTTGGTGATCAAGTGATGGTGGGTTTTGTGCACAATCATCCGGATGGCCCGTTTGTAATGGGTGGAATGTTTCATGGTCAGGTTGGTCTTGGAGGTGGGGCGGATAATCGTGTAAAATCCATTCAAACCAGAAGTGGACACCGAATCGTTTTTACGGAAGACGAAAGTATTATTATCACCGATAAATCTGGAAATGAGATTCATTTAGATACGACGGGAAGCAATATTAATATTACAGCGCCGGAGACGATGACTTTCACTTCTAAAAACATGAATTTTATTGTAGCTGAGAATATTAATACTACTGCAGGAATGAATATCAGTACAACTGCTGAAATCAACATTAGTGAAAGTGCTGGAGCAAATCATGCGATAACTGCTGGAGGAACGATGGTGCAAAATGCAATTCTAGATTATTCATTAATGGCTGCAAACATAACAGAAATTGCACAGGGAGAAAGAAAATCACGCGCAAAAAAAGTACATGATCAGTCACAGGAAAAATCTATCATATCTGAAAATAAAAATGAAATTCACACAAAAGGTACGTTTGATAATAACAGTGGCGAAAACTCAAAACACCATTAA